In the genome of Xenopus laevis strain J_2021 chromosome 1S, Xenopus_laevis_v10.1, whole genome shotgun sequence, one region contains:
- the LOC108706667 gene encoding POU domain, class 4, transcription factor 2, whose translation MMMMSLSSKQPFSMSHSSMQDPETKYSALHSSSPHSSSSATSSPSISRAGAGSGSSNSNSSAEAMRRACLPTPPSNIFGGLDESLLARAEALAAVDLVSQCKSQHHHHHHHTPHHSPFKPDATYHTMNTIPCTSASSSVPISHPSGVTGSHHHHHHHHHHQPLEGELLDHITPGLTLGALTGPDGSVVSTPAHPHMASMNPMHQAALSMAHAHGLPTHMGCMSDVDADPRDLEAFAERFKQRRIKLGVTQADVGSALANLKIPGVGSLSQSTICRFESLTLSHNNMIALKPILQAWLEEAEKSHRDKLTKPELFNGAEKKRKRTSIAAPEKRSLEAYFSIQPRPSSEKIAAIAEKLDLKKNVVRVWFCNQRQKQKRMKYSAGI comes from the exons ATGATGATGATGTCTCTGAGCAGCAAGCAGCCCTTCAGCATGTCTCACAGCAGCATGCAGGACCCGGAGACCAAGTACTCTGCGCTGCACTCGTCCTCCCCTCACTCCTCATCCTCGGCCACCAGTTCCCCCAGCATCAGCAGGGCCGGCGCCGGCAGCGGGAGTAGCAACAGTAACAGCAGCGCGGAGGCGATGAGAAGAGCCTGTCTCCCAACCCCACCG AGCAATATATTTGGAGGTCTGGATGAGAGTTTGTTGGCCCGTGCTGAAGCTCTGGCTGCGGTGGATTTAGTGTCTCAGTGCAAGAGCcaacaccaccaccaccaccaccacacgCCTCACCACAGTCCCTTCAAGCCGGACGCGACTTATCACACCATGAACACCATTCCCTGCACCTCGGCTTCCTCTTCAGTGCCCATCTCTCATCCATCTGGAGTGACTGGCTCccaccaccaccatcatcatcatcaccaccacCAGCCTTTGGAAGGAGAACTACTGGACCACATCACCCCTGGATTAACACTGGGGGCCTTGACTGGACCAGACGGTTCTGTAGTCTCTACACCAGCTCATCCGCACATGGCCAGCATGAACCCAATGCACCAGGCAGCGCTCAGCATGGCACATGCCCATGGACTACCAACCCACATGGGTTGCATGAGTGATGTCGATGCCGATCCCAGAGACTTGGAAGCCTTTGCTGAGAGGTTCAAGCAAAGAAGGATCAAGCTCGGGGTGACCCAAGCTGATGTTGGATCTGCTCTTGCCAACCTGAAGATCCCTGGAGTTGGCTCTCTCAGCCAGAGCACCATCTGCAGGTTCGAGTCCCTCACCCTCTCCCACAACAACATGATTGCCCTCAAACCCATCCTGCAAGCCTGGCTAGAGGAGGCTGAGAAGTCTCACCGGGACAAGCTCACTAAACCAGAGCTCTTCAATGGagcagagaagaaaagaaaacgcACGTCCATAGCAGCCCCAGAGAAGAGGTCGCTGGAAGCCTACTTCTCCATCCAGCCTCGTCCTTCCTCCGAAAAAATCGCTGCCATCGCAGAAAAGCTGGACCTCAAAAAGAATGTAGTCCGTGTGTGGTTCTGCAACCAGAGGCAGAAACAAAAAAGGATGAAATACTCTGCTGGGATTTAG